The Besnoitia besnoiti strain Bb-Ger1 chromosome IV, whole genome shotgun sequence genome contains a region encoding:
- a CDS encoding sterol carrier protein-2 HAD-2SCP-2 (encoded by transcript BESB_054490) codes for MPVRFDGQVAIVTGAGGGLGRAYALLLASRGAKVLVNDVGAALSGAANETSKADKVVFEIRKQGGEAAANYDSVLEGQKIIDHAMSRFGRVDILINNAGVLRDSSLMKMTEKDWDLVMAVHVKGAYACTKAVWPIMQKQKYGRIIMTASAAGLYGNFGQANYSAAKSALVGLSKTLAFEGEKKNIFVNCIAPLAGTRMTATVMPPELVEALKPDYVAPLVAYLCSKECRDTGKVLEVGAGWVASVRWQRNTGHSFVPPFSPDDVSREWKRITEFTGEVAYPTSLQDSMMMVTQRLEHNPANKNEENASPTAEPASKETAKADSSAGGNQKEASKADIIFQLMDAYIRNVPDARKKLQDKVDCVFGFNVTQGKATKSWSLNLKKGGTGGGIEAGLQNSPDVIFTMAEDSFVAVCLGTLNPQMAFLQGKMKIKGSMQKASKFTPGLFPSITKEMVEMKDAGEAVDAYLRKHNLGPAGATTKEGTEPTKGSADASAQPAKATASPQAKQLKSMALYEIMGKHLETSEGAKLVKRINSIYRLNILPKKGAPPVKVVLDLKNIPPSIREEGDDTAKVTSDCTITLLDDDFVKLATGKMNPQLAFMQGKIKLKGSMQAALKFTPDIFPKASRL; via the exons ATGCCTGTGCGCTTTGACGGGCAGGTGGCGATCGTCACCG GTGCAGGTGGAGGTCTAGGTCGAGCATACGCGCTCCTCTtggcgtctcgcggcgcgaAAGTCCTCGTAAACGACGTGGGCGCGGCTCTTTCCGGTGCCGCCAATGAGACTTCAAAGG CGGACAAAGTGGTTTTCGAGATCCGCAagcagggcggcgaagcggctgcaAACTACGACTCAGTCCTCGAAGGCCAGAAGATCATTGACCACGCGATGTCGCGTTTTGGTCGCGTAGATATTCTCATCAACAACGCAGGTGTCCTGCGGGACTCTTCACTGATGAAAATGACGGAAAAAGACTGGGACCTCGTCATGGCCGTGCACGTCAAGGGGGCCTACGCTTGCACCAAAGCAGTCTGGCCCATCATGCAGAAGCAAAAGTACGGACGAATCATTATGACTGCCAGCGCTGCCGGTTTGTACGGCAACTTTGGACAA GCAAACTACTCAGCCGCAAAATCCGCCCTGGTTGGCCTTTCAAAGACTCTCGCTTttgagggagagaagaagaacatTTTCGTGAACTGTATCGCTCCTCTTGCGG gcacgCGCATGACCGCGACGGTTATGCCGCCCGAGCTCGTCGAGGCGTTGAAACCAGACTACGTGGCGCCTCTAGTGGCCTATCTCTGCAGCAAGGAATGTCGTGACACAGGCAAG GTTCTGGAGGTCGGCGCCGGGTGGGTGGCGAGCGTGCGCTGGCAGCGCAACACAGGCCACTCGTTTGTTCCTCCCTTTAGCCCAGACGACGTCTCTCGCGAGTGGAAGCGAATCACGGAATTCACTGGAGAGGTGGCCTACCCGACTTCGCTTCAAGACTCCATGATGATG gtGACTCAGCGCCTGGAACATAACCCAGCAAACAAAAACGAAGAGAATGCGAGCCCGACGGCCGAGCCGGCGTCGAAGGAGACTGCGAAAGCCGACAGCTCTGCCGGAGGGAACCAGAAGGAAGCGAGCAAAGCGGACATCATCTTCCAGCTGATGGATGCGTACATCAGAAACGTGCCGGACGCGCGAAAGAAGCTCCAAGATAAAGTGGACTGTGTTTTCGGGTTTAACGTCACTCAGGGCAAGGCGACCAAGTCCTGGTCGCTCAACCTCAAAAAGGGCGGCACGG GCGGAGGCATCGAGGCGGGTCTGCAGAATTCCCCGGACGTGATTTTCACGATGGCTGAGGACAGCTTCGTGGCGGTTTGCCTGGGAACCTTGAATCCTCAGATGGCGTTTTTGCAGGGCAAGATGAAGATTAAGGGCAGCATGCAGAAAGCTTCGAAGTTCACGCCTGGCTTGTTCCCATCAATCACCAAAGAAATGGTGGAGATGAAGGACGCTGGGGAAGCAGTCGACGCTTACTTGCGGAAACACAACTTGGGGCCTGCtggagcgacgacgaaggaggGAACAGAGCCAACGAAGGGCTCCGCAGACGCAAGCGCACAacccgcgaaggcgacagcgtcTCCTCAAGCCAAGCAATTAAAAAGCATGGCTCTCTACGAAATCATGGGCAAACACCTCGAGACGTCCGAGGGCGCGAAACTTGTCAAGCGG ATCAACAGCATTTATCGGCTGAATATTCTTCCGAAgaaaggcgcgccgccagtcAAAGTTGTTCTAGACTTGAAGAATATCCCTCCGTCCATTcgtgaagaaggcgacgataCCGCGAAAGTCACTTCTGACTGCACGATCACCCTTCTCGACGACGATTTCGTGAAGCTCGCGACCGGCAAAATGAATCCTCAGCTGGCGTTCATGCAGGGGAAAATCAAGCTGAAGGGCTCGATGCAGGCAGCGCTCAAGTTTACCCCTGACATCTTTCCAAAGGCCAGTCGCCTCTAA
- a CDS encoding hypothetical protein (encoded by transcript BESB_054500), producing the protein MATSLHSRLVAAMPRVPTELFKAFDLDDMVQKKARRQSSGLIVPGGARGLVVRTYRGILDGSEDEDPDSMNPEAHEVQVAWADGTVENIARDQIELVDRPFYAGDLVVAPDGKSLGLVVEVEQRADVRLVSEGRSASRRSSGLAPSPEGDSERGVSAFRTRGSGALLPRSVSAAALPLAVDAEAEGPVECVKDIQIGSLEVFPLPDAPPLLRPLQAFEVGTPVVKDGHLGAVVSCKVDYLIQLDSGHEFTFEYGMEGVRPEPRQGYPIETYGMYPSQRVYVTGEWLRGFQQQLQARQRRNLRAQNEEESAGASRLCRGVVKSFAVRSVKVNWLLENSESWASAPPAHPVASQASEHDCSELLPLQQFVLRLGQPVYVNVRHAPASASTPAQNVSPPASSPHAKPRAAGAEAAAAVAGGAPPAAPLYRLGMVASLATSCYVLWGDGSVSRELGCTLTPVNVDRVPLSQAEYVVNLAILPHMYVTRKWRQEDLDRAAQEEEEAERRARAAGPPWWIAPYFGGTELDETTRVPEELKAVEVIRALSKVCREMGLADGLAASLFDLAPALDDPQRGRRAGTGRERDHDRDRVRRAPRRDLAGRERQAGPGARAAREGDGRGAASVVQESEGDEAEAWEDCGSEEDAPNGDSQGYESPAEELPGVHVSRLLASTAQSIGGTGLVTGASVREAVTHLQELFKCLHDAVGPGNLSVPIYKRVPVLRSARLRSRALSPEDEAPARLHALVGGMLKGELRRRELFQLIEFIRMAGPGGAGSQGGVGSAGSWSDGNARGHLDPEQIQGIINCVMALRGEAAVASFRTLSRNPANARSVGKEVGVVVRVDQTAQTATVAWLKDPDAFFERARRLRMEIEAETRQETQGDVEAQKLREVMERQLGRFGIAVWGGGRPQSSSRLAGGALYAEAAAEYARGGYEDVIRVETVPVLDVCPMSRFLFFPGDCALLVDPEMRKTQRGEDAPKSEAGGAADAEEAAAGSQKREEADVGGKKVYLEVIAACGGLVWCRTLDGRVAPFAPNELVPLNTRWCDEEPSYEQSSDEGSEYTDSQSEGSDEDDWDDDEGDSGSFGSTNVTDLSDAPDEGTSRCSSPARSTEAPQDI; encoded by the exons ATGGCGACCAGTTTGCACAGCCGACTGGTGGCAGCCATGCCGCGAGTTCCCACAGAGCTATTCAAAGCTTTCGACCTGGATGACATGGTTCAGAAGAAGGCACGACGGCAGTCCTCGGGCTTGATCGTTCCGGGTGGTGCCAGGGGCCTCGTCGTGAGAACGTACCGCGGAATTCTTGACGGATCTGAAGACGAAGATCCAG ATTCGATGAACCCCGAGGCACACGAGGTGCAGGTCGCCTGGGCCGACGGGACGGTGGAGAACATCGCCAGAGACCAAATTGAGCTCG TCGATCGCCCGTTTTACGCGGGCGACTTGGTGGTGGCGCCCGACGGGAAGAGTCTGGGTCTCGTAGTCGAGGTTGAGCAACGCGCAGAcgtgcgcctcgtctccgagggcaggagcgcctcgcgtcgctccagCGGCTTGGCACCGTCGCCAGAGGGAGACAGtgagcgcggcgtctccgccttccgcaCCCGCGGATCGGGCGCCCTCCTGCCGAggagtgtctccgccgcggcgctgccgcttgccgtggacgccgaggccgaaGGCCCTGTGGAGTGCGTCAAAGACATCCAGATCGGCTCGCTGGAGGTCTTTCCCCTgccagacgcgccgccgctgctgcggccgctccaGGCCTTCGAAGTTGGAACGCCTGTCGTGAAGGACGGGCACCTCGGTGCCGTCGTCAGCTGCAAAGTCGACTACCTGATTCAGCTCGACTCGGGCCATGAGTTCACGTTCGAATACGG aATGGAGGGTGTGCGCCCCGAGCCCCGGCAAGGCTACCCGATCGAGACCTATGGCATGTATCCCTCGCAGCGCGTATACGTCACGGGCGAGTGGCTGCGGGGctttcagcagcagctgcaggcccgccagcggcggaatctgcgcgcgcagaacgaggaggaatccgccggcgcgagtcgcctctgtcggg GCGTTGTGAAGTCCTTCGCGGTGCGGAGCGTGAAGGTCAACTGGCTGCTGGAGAACAGCGAGTCGTgggcctcggcgcctccagcgcacCCAGTGGCGTCTCAGGCGAGCGAGCACGACTGCTCAGAGTTGCTGCCACTGCAGCAGTTTGTCCTGCGGCTGGGTCAGCCGGTCTACGTCAATGTGCGccacgcgcccgcctccgcctccacccCCGCGCAGAACGTCtccccgcccgcctcctcgcctcacGCGAAAccccgcgccgcaggggcggaagcggcggcggcggttgcaggcggcgcgccgcctgctgcgccgctgtaCCGCCTAGGGATGGTCGCCAGCCTCGCGACGAGCTGCTACGTGCTGTGGGGGGACGGCAGTGTCTCCCGCGAGCTGGGGTGTACCTTGACACCGGTTAACGTGGACCGCGTGCCGCTGTCGCAGGCCGAATACGTCGTCAACCTCGCGATTCTGCCGCATATGTACGTCACGCGCAAGTGGCGGCAAGAAGACCTTGATCGCGCTGcccaggaggaagaagaggccgagcggcgcgcgcgcgccgcaggcccgccTTGGTGGATTGCGCCCTACTTTGGCGGCACTGAGCTCGATGAGACGACCCGCGTGCCTGAGGAGCTCAAAGCCGTGGAAGTCATTCGCGCGCTGTCGAAAGTCTGCCGCGAGATGGGCCTTGccgacggcctcgccgccagcctctTCGACCTCGCCCCTGCGCTCGACGACCCCCaacgaggccggcgcgccggcacaGGCCGAGAGCGCGACCAcgaccgcgaccgcgtccgtcgggcgccgcggcgcgacctcgcggggcgcgagagacaggcgggCCCtggggcgcgggcggcgcgcgagggggacggccgcggggccgcgagcgtcgtccaggagagcgagggcgacgaggcggaggcgtgggAGGACTgtggcagcgaggaggacgcgccgaaCGGCGACTCGCAGGGCTACGAGAGCCCAGCGGAGGAGCTTCCCGGCGTGCACGTTTCGCGTCTCCTGGCGTCGACGGCGCAGTCGATAGGCGGCACCGGGCTCGTGACAGGCGCGAGCGTCCGCGAGGCGGTCACGCATTTGCAGGAGCTCTTCAAATGCCTCCACGACGCTGTCGGGCCTGGCAACCTCAGCGTGCCCATCTACAAGCGCGTGCccgtcctccgcagcgcgcggctgcgcagccgcgcgctgtcgcccgaggacgaggcgccggcgcggctgcatgcacTGGTCGGCGGGATGCTCaagggcgagctgcgccgccgcgagctgtTTCAGCTGATTGAGTTCATTCGCATGGCGGgtcccggcggcgcgggctcgcaGGGCGGCGTGGGCTCCGCGGGCTCTTGGAGTGACGGGAACGCCCGCGGGCACTTGGACCCCGAGCAGATTCAAGGCATCATCAACTGCGTGAtggcgctccgcggcgaagcggccgtcgcctccttccgcaCGCTTTCGCGGAACCCAGCCAACGCGCGCTCCGTAGGCAAGGAAGTCGGTGTCGTTGTGCGGGTCGATCAGACTGCTCAAACCGCTACCGTCGCCTGGCTCAAAGACCCCGATGCCTTCTTCG aacgcgcgcggcgccttcgcatgGAGatcgaggcggagacacggCAAGAGACGCAGGGCGACGTAGAGGCGCAGAAGCTCCGCGAGGTGATGGAGAGGCAGCTCGGGCGCTTCGGCATTGCA GTGTGGGGTGGCGGCCGGCCCCAGTCCTCGAGTcgactcgcaggcggcgcgctctACGCCGAAGCCGCAG CTGAATACGCGCGCGGCGGTTACGAGGACGTGATTCGCGTGGAGACGGTGCCTGTGCTAGACGTGTGCCCGATGagtcgcttcctcttcttccctggAGACTGCGCGCTGCTTGTGGACCCTGAGATGAGGAaaacgcagcgaggcgaagacgcgcccaaaagcgaggctggcggcgcggcggacgccgaggaggcggccgcgggatcgcagaagagagaggaggcggacgtcGGCGGCAAAAAGGTTTACCTCGAAGTCATTGCG GCTTGCGGGGGGCTGGTCTGGTGTCGCACACTCgacggccgcgtcgcgccgttTGCGCCGAATGAGCTCGTGCCGCTAAACACGCGCTGGTGCGACGAAGAGCCTTCCTATGAACAA TCTTCTGACGAAGGCTCGGAGTACACAGACTCTCAGTCAGAGGGCAGCGATGAGGATGACTGGGATGACG acgaaggcgacagcggcagctTCGGCAGCACGAACGTCACTGACCTTTCCGACGCGCCCGACGAAGGCACCAGTCGATGCAGCAGCCCGGCGCGGTCTacggaggcgccgcaagATATCTAG